One part of the Bacteroidota bacterium genome encodes these proteins:
- a CDS encoding efflux RND transporter periplasmic adaptor subunit — MRTSLLWLVLLTGVLSSCSSSKEEVKEMNEEIIPVKVMALERSRMKVEIKTSGLFTTDDETVLSFKHGGIVKSVEVNEGDFVKQGQVLATLEMTEITAAVEQAQLAHEKALRDFNRTKILFEDSVATLEQLENAKTGYDLSKRQLDAANFNGKYATIRANGNGYVLKKFVNSGQLVGPGTPVLQINGAGKGEWMLNAGVSDAEWASISTGDPAVITTDTDPDHPLEAVVSRKSEGVDPMSGTFMIQLKLKKGEKAAIASGLFGKATIAAGRANEGWQVPMEALLDSDGNKADVFVTDDKVTARKVRVQVAQLTNERVLISKGLENAAFLIVNGNAYLTDKSKIKIID; from the coding sequence ATGAGAACATCCTTGCTCTGGCTTGTCCTGCTGACAGGCGTATTGTCCTCCTGTTCATCTTCAAAGGAAGAGGTGAAGGAGATGAATGAAGAAATTATTCCCGTGAAAGTGATGGCGCTGGAACGGAGCCGTATGAAAGTGGAGATTAAAACCTCCGGCCTGTTTACAACCGATGATGAAACCGTCCTCTCTTTTAAACACGGTGGCATCGTAAAATCGGTGGAGGTGAATGAGGGTGATTTTGTGAAGCAGGGACAAGTGCTCGCTACCCTCGAAATGACAGAGATCACCGCTGCTGTTGAACAGGCGCAACTGGCGCACGAAAAGGCATTGCGGGATTTTAATCGCACCAAAATTTTATTTGAAGACAGTGTAGCGACACTCGAACAATTGGAGAATGCGAAGACGGGTTACGATCTTTCCAAACGTCAGCTGGATGCCGCCAACTTTAACGGGAAGTACGCCACCATCCGGGCTAACGGGAATGGATATGTGCTGAAGAAGTTTGTGAACAGCGGACAATTGGTAGGGCCCGGAACGCCTGTGCTGCAAATCAACGGTGCCGGGAAAGGGGAGTGGATGCTGAACGCCGGAGTGAGTGATGCGGAATGGGCTTCTATCTCTACCGGTGATCCCGCGGTCATCACTACCGATACAGATCCGGATCATCCACTGGAAGCTGTAGTGAGTCGTAAATCAGAGGGCGTGGATCCGATGAGCGGGACATTCATGATTCAGTTGAAGTTGAAGAAAGGCGAAAAAGCCGCGATCGCTTCCGGACTTTTTGGTAAAGCTACTATTGCCGCGGGCAGAGCTAACGAAGGATGGCAGGTGCCGATGGAGGCGCTCCTCGACAGTGATGGTAACAAAGCGGATGTGTTTGTGACAGATGATAAAGTCACCGCGAGGAAGGTAAGGGTGCAGGTGGCGCAACTCACCAACGAACGGGTGCTGATCAGCAAGGGACTGGAGAACGCCGCTTTTCTCATTGTCAACGGGAACGCCTATCTCACGGATAAATCGAAAATTAAAATCATCGACTAA
- a CDS encoding efflux RND transporter permease subunit — translation MKISDYAVKNYQFTLIIFLMVVALGVTTILTMPRSEDPDINAPQFPVVVVYPGTSPGDMEEIVVDPLEKKLYALEDIKRIKTFISDGLAVLTVEYKYSSDVEEKYQELVREVNTIRTQLPKEIAAMEVRKIQPSDVNVIQLALISENAGMLTLKKEAERLQEKLEKVTALKNVEIFGIPEQQVKVDLNLSKMAQLHIPLDAVLNVLQSEIANIPGGSVQEGARSFNVKTSGNYKDEQEVANTIIYSVNRKNILLKDIANVYKDFETTTHITRLNGHRAVFVTAAQKKQENISTTQQAYLPVIEAFRKTLPSNIDLKLHFDQADNVNKRLNGLAFDFLIAILLVAITLLPLGMRAASVVMISIPLSLAIGIVLLNLMGYTLNQLSIVGLVVALGLLVDDSIVVVENIERWLREGHSRLEATLKATQQIGLAVIGCTATLIISFLPIIFLPEASGDFIRSLPMAVISAVIASMLVSLTIIPFLSSRVLKEHSGHPDGNVFMRALKRVIHGSYSRLLEKALQRPVMTVLIGLLVFGGSLALFPVVGFSLFPASEKPQFMVNVISPLQSNIEYTDSITRTVERELKKVPEVQYVATNVGHGNPRVYYNIVPKDDRSDFAELFVQLEEHTSPKRKLAIIDQLRKQWTPYPGAKVEVKNFEQGPPVIAPVEVRLYGENLDTLSVLAAQVEKLLRTVDGTLYVNNPLMHRKSDIKVAINKEKAIQLGVPTLSMDRSIRMAVAGLEMGTFTDAAGDEFSIVVSKPKEARPGLEVFDDLYVNAANGTAIPLKQIAGLTFESSPLSINHFNKARTVSVSAYVQKGYLNDEVINGVIAKMDQVKLPSGYSYEMGGEVESRNESFGGFGTIILVTIFLFIAVLILEFRTFKSTLIVLSVIPLGIVGAVLALLVTGNSLSFVATIGIIALAGIEVKNTILLVDFTNQLREKGMPLEQAIREAGEIRFLPIVLTSLTAIGGLFPIAISTNPLISPLAIVMIGGLISSTILSRVVTPVVYKLIPPAVELQK, via the coding sequence ATGAAAATTTCTGATTACGCAGTTAAGAATTATCAGTTTACCCTGATCATTTTCCTCATGGTAGTGGCCCTCGGTGTGACGACGATTCTCACCATGCCCCGCTCTGAAGATCCGGATATCAATGCCCCGCAGTTTCCGGTGGTGGTGGTTTATCCGGGGACAAGTCCGGGAGATATGGAAGAGATTGTGGTGGACCCGCTGGAGAAAAAATTATATGCCCTGGAAGATATCAAAAGAATTAAAACTTTTATCTCCGATGGTCTTGCCGTACTCACGGTGGAGTACAAGTATAGCAGCGATGTGGAGGAGAAGTACCAGGAGCTCGTACGCGAAGTGAATACCATTCGTACCCAACTGCCGAAGGAAATCGCGGCGATGGAGGTGCGGAAGATTCAGCCTTCGGATGTAAACGTGATTCAACTGGCGCTGATCTCTGAAAATGCCGGCATGCTCACGCTGAAGAAGGAAGCCGAGCGCTTGCAGGAGAAACTCGAGAAAGTGACCGCACTGAAGAACGTGGAAATTTTTGGGATCCCGGAACAGCAGGTGAAAGTAGATTTGAATTTGAGTAAGATGGCGCAGTTGCATATCCCGCTCGATGCCGTGCTGAATGTTTTGCAGAGTGAGATCGCCAATATCCCCGGTGGTAGTGTGCAGGAAGGCGCCCGAAGTTTCAACGTGAAAACGAGCGGGAATTATAAAGATGAGCAGGAAGTGGCGAATACGATCATCTACAGCGTGAACAGAAAAAATATTTTGCTGAAAGACATTGCAAACGTTTACAAAGATTTTGAAACGACTACACATATCACCCGACTGAACGGGCACCGTGCCGTTTTCGTGACCGCGGCGCAGAAGAAGCAGGAGAACATCAGCACCACGCAACAAGCCTATCTTCCGGTCATCGAAGCGTTCAGGAAGACCTTGCCTTCGAACATCGATTTGAAATTGCATTTTGATCAGGCCGATAATGTCAACAAGCGCCTGAATGGTTTGGCGTTCGATTTCCTGATCGCTATACTACTCGTGGCCATTACCCTGCTTCCCCTCGGGATGAGAGCTGCCTCGGTGGTGATGATTTCTATTCCGCTTTCACTCGCGATCGGCATCGTATTGCTGAATTTGATGGGCTATACCCTGAATCAACTGAGCATCGTGGGATTGGTCGTGGCGCTGGGATTGCTGGTGGATGATAGCATCGTGGTGGTGGAGAATATCGAACGCTGGCTGCGGGAAGGGCATAGCCGGCTGGAAGCGACATTGAAAGCCACACAGCAGATAGGCCTCGCCGTTATAGGCTGTACCGCGACCCTCATCATCTCTTTTCTTCCCATCATCTTTTTACCCGAGGCCTCCGGAGATTTTATCCGCAGCTTGCCCATGGCGGTGATCAGCGCGGTGATCGCTTCGATGCTGGTCTCGCTGACGATCATTCCCTTTCTTTCCAGTCGTGTGCTGAAAGAACATTCCGGTCATCCCGATGGAAATGTGTTCATGCGCGCGTTGAAAAGAGTGATTCACGGCAGTTACAGTCGTCTGCTGGAAAAGGCACTTCAGCGTCCGGTGATGACAGTGCTGATAGGATTGCTGGTTTTCGGAGGTTCGCTGGCGTTATTCCCTGTGGTGGGCTTTAGCCTCTTCCCCGCCTCCGAGAAACCACAGTTTATGGTGAATGTGATCAGTCCCCTGCAGAGTAATATCGAGTACACGGATTCCATCACCCGCACCGTTGAACGTGAACTGAAGAAAGTCCCCGAGGTGCAATATGTCGCCACCAACGTAGGACATGGAAATCCACGCGTGTACTATAACATCGTACCGAAGGATGACCGCAGTGATTTTGCAGAACTCTTTGTGCAGTTGGAAGAGCATACCAGTCCGAAACGAAAACTCGCCATCATCGATCAGCTTCGTAAACAATGGACACCCTATCCCGGCGCCAAAGTGGAGGTGAAGAACTTCGAGCAGGGTCCGCCCGTGATTGCTCCCGTGGAGGTGCGTCTCTATGGCGAGAACCTCGATACCCTGAGTGTCCTCGCTGCGCAGGTGGAGAAGTTACTGCGAACTGTAGATGGAACCCTCTATGTCAATAATCCGCTGATGCACCGCAAGTCGGATATCAAGGTGGCGATCAACAAGGAGAAGGCGATTCAGTTGGGTGTTCCTACCCTCAGCATGGACAGAAGCATCCGCATGGCCGTGGCAGGACTCGAGATGGGAACCTTCACCGATGCAGCGGGCGATGAGTTCAGCATAGTGGTGAGTAAACCCAAGGAAGCCCGTCCCGGACTCGAAGTCTTTGATGACCTCTACGTAAACGCGGCTAACGGTACTGCCATACCGCTAAAGCAAATCGCCGGACTCACCTTCGAATCCTCACCCCTCAGCATCAACCATTTTAACAAAGCCCGCACGGTATCGGTGAGCGCCTATGTGCAGAAGGGATATCTCAACGATGAAGTAATCAATGGCGTCATCGCAAAGATGGATCAGGTCAAATTGCCTTCCGGCTACAGCTATGAGATGGGTGGAGAAGTGGAGAGTAGGAATGAATCGTTCGGCGGATTCGGCACCATCATCCTCGTCACCATCTTCCTCTTCATCGCCGTCCTCATTCTCGAATTCAGAACATTCAAGAGCACGCTCATTGTCTTATCCGTCATCCCGCTTGGTATAGTGGGTGCTGTACTCGCCTTACTCGTCACGGGAAATTCGTTATCCTTTGTCGCCACCATCGGCATCATTGCCTTGGCGGGCATCGAAGTCAAGAACACCATATTGCTCGTCGATTTTACCAATCAGTTGCGCGAGAAAGGCATGCCCTTAGAGCAGGCGATCCGTGAAGCCGGAGAAATTCGTTTCCTCCCTATCGTCCTCACCTCACTCACTGCCATCGGCGGACTCTTCCCCATCGCCATCTCCACCAACCCGCTCATCTCTCCCCTCGCCATCGTCATGATCGGCGGACTCATCAGCTCCACCATCCTCTCCCGGGTCGTCACGCCGGTAGTGTACAAACTAATTCCTCCGGCGGTAGAACTGCAGAAGTAA